One genomic region from Yarrowia lipolytica chromosome 1C, complete sequence encodes:
- a CDS encoding uncharacterized protein (Compare to YALI0C02629g, weakly similar to uniprot|Q86KG7 Dictyostelium discoideum R2005 protein, similar to Saccharomyces cerevisiae YBL054W and DOT6 (YER088C); ancestral locus Anc_7.372), producing the protein MQHMHMMPVMPHDDEDMDKRKTPSSWDPHDDLLLRHLKETLKLGWKEIASHFPNRTPNACQFRWRRLISGTLRTPQPLLTLIPLDQQQQQGQPQGQPGQMQQAQQMQPQMQQRPPGSLQQGPPHGQMPPQGHPQHPQQQQAAPHQHAPQQHAAPPPHHLPPQQYPYPYGYPMGYGPQGGLQGVPRPPQQQPPQTQPHPQAQQHVTSQPQQAPLPQQSAPQLHMPPHMQQQQQQPPAPTYRPTLSPEVPQMQQPTVSTPQEVVAPPAPTSAGSASAPMLQLPPLRSVASPPTSPLQPLSNLPPKHAPWSKEEDDLLVSRKDLDVVELSVLLPNRLSQQIRSRLSYLNSDPTLCSPPLGTVTLPPIIPATDVAGVKVQEVPVSVSDTYFPSSFMRSKGSMSAGSSGMGGIGGVAALSAAASLAAVAHSEGSPTAGHRPAPSSVPAFSPPSKRTKLDIPPSTQPKLQAKLITELEKSKSPQTLGSLSNLSSPLSSTSSPGTGMISPAINLPTPITSGSNKPGASTLPNKRLLGLGTPHYFPSPRTSTPKATSGNCYFDK; encoded by the coding sequence atgcaACACATGCACATGATGCCCGTCATGCCTcacgacgacgaagacatGGACAAGCGAAAAACGCCCTCGTCCTGGGACCCCCACGATGACCTGCTTTTGCGTCATCTCAAGGAGACGCTCAAGCTCGGCTGGAAAGAAATCGCGTCCCACTTCCCCAACCGAACCCCCAACGCGTGCCAATTCCGATGGCGACGACTCATCAGCGGCACCCTGCGAACTCCACAGCCGCTCCTTACCCTGATCCCCCtggaccagcagcagcagcagggccaACCCCAGGGTCAACCTGGACAGATGCAGCAGGCTCAGCAGATGCAACCCCAGATGCAGCAGCGACCTCCTGGATCATTACAGCAGGGCCCCCCTCACGGCCAGATGCCTCCCCAGGGCCACCCCCAGCACCCccaacagcaacaggcTGCGCCTCATCAGCATGCTCCCCAGCAGCacgctgctcctcctccacaccaTCTGCCTCCGCAGCAGTACCCCTATCCCTACGGATACCCTATGGGCTATGGTCCTCAGGGCGGTCTCCAGGGAGTGCCTCGGcctccccagcagcagcccccTCAGACACAGCCTCACCCCCAAGCCCAGCAGCATGTCACATCACAGCCTCAGCAGGCTCCTCTACCACAACAGTCTGCTCCTCAGCTCCACATGCCTCCTCAcatgcagcagcaacagcagcagcctcctgcGCCCACTTACAGACCCACATTGAGCCCTGAAGTGCCTCAGATGCAGCAACCTACTGTATCTACTCCTCAGGAAGTCGTTGCTCCTCCGGCGCCTACCTCTGCCggctctgcttctgctcccATGTTACAACTGCCTCCGCTCCGATCAGTAGCGTCTCCCCCCACATCGCCTTTACAGCCCCTGTCCAACCTGCCACCAAAGCATGCACCCTggtccaaggaggaggatgatcTTCTGGTGTCTCGAAAGGATCTCGACGTGGTGGAACTGTCTGTGCTGCTTCCCAACCGGCTGAGTCAACAGATCCGATCGCGGTTGTCCTACCTCAACAGCGACCCCACGCTGTGCTCTCCCCCTTTAGGCACCGTCACACTTCCTCCGATCATACCCGCTACAGACGTTGCTGGCGTCAAGGTGCAGGAGGTTCCTGTTTCCGTGTCCGACACGTACTTCCCCAGCAGCTTCATGCGAAGCAAGGGTAGCATGAGTGCCGGTAGCAGTGGTATGGGTGGCATTGGTGGAGTCGCAGCTCTGTCAGCAGCGGCAAGTCTCGCAGCAGTAGCACACAGTGAGGGGAGCCCAACGGCAGGGCATCGACCTGCCCCCTCCTCTGTTCCTGCATTCAGCCCGCCCTCCAAGCGGACCAAACTCGACATTCCTCCCTCCACACAGCCCAAGCTCCAGGCCAAGTTGATAACCGAGTTGGAAAAGAGCAAGTCGCCGCAGACCCTGGGTTCGCTCTCGAATCTGTCATCGCCGCTGTCTTCCACGTCGTCTCCTGGTACGGGCATGATTTCGCCGGCCATAAACCTGCCTACTCCTATCACCAGTGGCAGCAACAAGCCCGGCGCAAGTACGTTGCCCAACAAGCGGCTTTTGGGTCTGGGAACTCCGCATTACTTCCCCAGTCCCCGAACGAGCACGCCCAAGGCGACTAGTGGGAACTGCTACTTTGACAAGTAA